A window of the Phaseolus vulgaris cultivar G19833 chromosome 5, P. vulgaris v2.0, whole genome shotgun sequence genome harbors these coding sequences:
- the LOC137835466 gene encoding protein STABILIZED1 has product MVFIASPNHKTLAIDVNPNTTTLLHLKLAIQQTLTLPISQQRLFLSQSHRLAAANDDDNDSVLISDLGVGPYSTLTLHVPLLGGTNPPAVPKPRFDLLNLKPPPNYVAGLGRGATGFTTRSDIGPARAAPDLPDRSATTIGGTSGAGRGRGKPGEEEDDDEGEDKGYDENQKFDEFEGNDVGLFASAEYDEDDKEADAVWEAIDKRMDSRRKDRREARLKQEIEKYRASNPKITEQFADLKRKLYTLSSDDWQSLEKFESGGYSSRNKKKRFESFVPVPDTLLEKARQEQEHVTALDPKSRAANGTETPWAQTPVTDLTAVGEGRGTVLSLKLDRLSDSVSGMTNVDPKGYLTVLNSMKITSDAEISDFKKARLLLKSVTQTNPKHPPGWIAAARLEELAGKLQAARQLIQKGCEECPKNEDVWLEACRLANPDEAKAVIARGVKSIPNSVKLWMQAAKLEHDDANRSRVLRKGLEHIPDSVRLWKAVVELANEEDARLLLHRAVECCPLHVELWLALARLETYDNAKKVLNRARERLPKEPAIWITAAKLEEANGNTSMVGKIIERGIRALQREGLVIDREAWMKEAEAAERAGSVVTCQAIVHNTIGIGVEEEDRKRTWVADAEECKKRGSIETARAIYAHALTVFLTKKSIWLKAAQLEKSHGTRESLDALLRKAVTYRPQAEVLWLMGAKEKWLAGDVPAARAILQEAYAAIPNSEEIWLAAFKLEFENHEPERARMLLAKARERGGTERVWMKSAIVERELGNIEEERRLLDEGLKQFPSFFKLWLMLGQLEEQLAENAKRLDQTEKRLDHMREAKKVYESGLKSCPNSVPLWLSLANLEEEMNGLSKARAVLTMARKKNPQNPELWLAAVRAELKHGYKKEADILMAKALQECPNSGILWAASIEMVPRPQRKTKSVDAIKKCDHDPHVIAAVAKLFWHDRKVDKARTWLNRAVTLAPDIGDFWALCYKFELQHGTEENQKDVLKRCIAAEPKHGEKWQAISKAVENSHQPTESILKKVVVALGKEENAAENNKH; this is encoded by the coding sequence ATGGTGTTTATTGCATCACCCAACCACAAAACCCTAGCCATAGACGTAAACCCTAACACCACCACTCTCCTTCACCTAAAACTTGCAATCCAACAAACCCTAACCCTTCCAATTTCTCAACAGCGCCTATTCCTCTCTCAGAGTCATCGATTAGCCGCCGCTAACGACGACGACAACGATTCGGTTCTCATCTCCGATCTCGGCGTTGGACCCTACTCAACCCTAACCCTTCACGTCCCCCTCCTCGGCGGTACCAATCCTCCGGCGGTCCCCAAACCACGCTTTGATTTGCTCAACCTCAAGCCCCCTCCCAACTATGTCGCCGGACTTGGTCGTGGTGCCACCGGTTTCACCACTCGTTCCGATATTGGTCCCGCAAGGGCCGCCCCTGACCTCCCCGATCGCTCTGCCACCACCATTGGCGGCACCAGCGGCGCCGGGCGGGGGCGAGGGAAGCCCGGCGAGGAGGAGGATGACGACGAGGGCGAGGACAAAGGCTACGACGAGAATCAGAAGTTCGATGAGTTTGAAGGGAACGATGTCGGATTATTCGCCTCTGCGGAATACGATGAAGATGACAAAGAAGCCGACGCGGTTTGGGAAGCCATTGATAAGAGGATGGATTCACGGAGGAAGGATAGGAGGGAGGCCAGGTTGAAGCAGGAGATTGAGAAATATCGTGCCTCAAACCCTAAGATCACGGAGCAGTTCGCTGATTTGAAGAGGAAGCTGTATACTCTTTCTTCGGATGATTGGCAGAGTCTTGAGAAGTTCGAGAGTGGGGGTTATTCGTCCAGGAACAAGAAGAAGAGATTTGAGAGTTTTGTGCCTGTGCCTGATACTCTTCTTGAGAAGGCAAGGCAGGAACAAGAGCATGTGACAGCGTTGGATCCTAAGAGTAGGGCTGCTAATGGAACGGAGACTCCATGGGCACAAACCCCAGTTACTGATTTGACTGCTGTGGGTGAGGGTAGAGGTACTGTGTTATCTTTGAAATTGGATAGGTTATCAGATTCGGTTTCTGGGATGACGAATGTGGACCCCAAAGGGTATTTGACCGTGCTTAACAGTATGAAGATTACTAGTGATGCTGAAATTTCGGATTTCAAGAAGGCTAGGTTGCTGCTTAAGAGTGTTACTCAGACGAATCCGAAGCACCCTCCAGGTTGGATTGCTGCTGCAAGGCTGGAGGAGTTGGCAGGGAAGCTTCAGGCGGCTAGGCAGTTGATACAGAAAGGGTGTGAGGAGTGTCCCAAGAACGAGGACGTGTGGCTTGAGGCTTGTAGGCTGGCTAATCCGGATGAGGCAAAGGCGGTGATTGCAAGGGGTGTTAAATCGATTCCCAATTCGGTGAAGTTGTGGATGCAGGCTGCGAAGTTGGAGCATGATGACGCGAATAGGAGTAGGGTTTTGAGGAAGGGATTGGAGCACATTCCTGATTCGGTTAGGCTGTGGAAGGCCGTTGTGGAGCTTGCTAATGAAGAGGATGCTAGGCTTTTGCTTCACAGGGCCGTGGAGTGTTGTCCCTTGCATGTTGAACTGTGGCTTGCGCTTGCGAGGTTGGAGACTTATGACAATGCTAAGAAGGTTCTTAATAGGGCGAGGGAGAGGCTACCCAAGGAGCCAGCTATATGGATAACAGCTGCGAAGTTGGAAGAAGCTAATGGCAATACTTCTATGGTTGGGAAGATCATTGAAAGGGGTATACGGGCTTTGCAGAGAGAAGGTTTGGTGATTGATAGGGAAGCTTGGATGAAGGAAGCAGAGGCGGCAGAGCGAGCTGGGTCAGTTGTAACTTGCCAAGCAATAGTCCATAACACTATTGGGATTggagttgaagaagaagatagGAAGAGGACATGGGTTGCTGATGCAGAGGAATGCAAGAAAAGGGGTTCTATTGAGACTGCTAGAGCTATATATGCACATGCTTTGACTGTCTTCTTAACTAAGAAAAGCATATGGCTCAAAGCAGCACAGCTGGAAAAGAGTCATGGTACCAGGGAATCTCTGGATGCATTACTTCGTAAAGCTGTCACGTACAGACCACAGGCTGAAGTTCTTTGGCTTATGGGTGCCAAAGAGAAGTGGCTTGCTGGAGATGTGCCGGCAGCTCGTGCTATCCTCCAAGAAGCTTATGCTGCCATTCCCAATTCTGAGGAAATATGGCTTGCTGCTTTCAAGTTAGAATTTGAAAACCATGAACCTGAGAGAGCTAGGATGTTGTTGGCCAAAGCTAGAGAGAGAGGAGGTACAGAAAGAGTCTGGATGAAATCAGCTATTGTGGAGAGAGAACTGGGGAACATTGAAGAGGAGAGGAGATTGTTAGACGAAGGTCTGAAGCAATTCCCTTCATTCTTTAAATTGTGGCTGATGCTTGGCCAACTAGAGGAACAACTTGCAGAGAATGCGAAGCGACTTGATCAGACTGAGAAGCGGCTTGATCACATGAGGGAAGCAAAGAAGGTCTATGAATCTGGACTGAAAAGCTGTCCTAATTCTGTGCCTCTTTGGCTATCTCTTGCTAATCTTGAAGAGGAGATGAATGGACTGAGTAAAGCTCGTGCAGTTCTCACAATGGCTAGAAAGAAGAATCCTCAAAACCCTGAACTCTGGCTAGCTGCTGTTAGAGCGGAATTGAAGCACGGATAtaagaaagaagctgatatttTGATGGCAAAAGCGTTGCAGGAGTGTCCTAACAGTGGTATTCTGTGGGCAGCATCAATTGAGATGGTTCCACGTCCGCAGCGTAAAACCAAGAGTGTGGATGCTATCAAGAAATGCGACCATGATCCCCATGTTATTGCTGCTGTTGCCAAATTATTCTGGCATGATAGGAAGGTGGACAAAGCTAGGACTTGGCTGAATCGGGCTGTGACGCTTGCTCCTGACATTGGGGATTTCTGGGCATTGTGCTACAAATTTGAACTGCAACATGGAACTGAGGAGAACCAGAAGGATGTGTTGAAGAGGTGTATTGCTGCTGAACCAAAACATGGAGAGAAATGGCAAGCAATCTCAAAGGCAGTTGAGAACTCTCATCAACCAACAGAATCCATCTTGAAGAAAGTAGTTGTTGCACTTGGGAAGGAAGAGAATGCCGCTGAGAATAACAAACATTGA
- the LOC137835467 gene encoding probable polyol transporter 4, producing the protein MGFQQHGNREVGLSGIALGSKNEYKRMHSELPEGDDDVLQQEARRKSTRKYVIACATFASLNNVLLGYDVGVMSGAVIFIKEDLKISEVKEEFLVGILSIVSLLGSLGGGRTSDIIGRKWTMAIAAVIFQMGSLIMTLAPSFSILMIGRLFAGVGIGFGGLIAPIYIAEISPNTSRGFLTTFPEIFINLGILLGYVSNYAFSGFSAHINWRIMLAVGILPSVFIGFALFIIPESPRWLVMQNRIEEARSVLLKTNDSDSEVEERLAEIQQAAGLANCEEYEQKPVWYELLFPSPSLRRMMITGIGIQCFQQISGIDATVYYSPEIFKAAGIEDNAKLLAATVAVGVTKTLFILVAIFLVDKKGRRPLLFVSTIGMTICLFSIGASLSLFPQGSFVIALAILLVCGNVAFFSVGLGPVCWVLTSEIFPLRLRAQASSLGAVGNRVCSGLVAMSFLSVSRAITVAGAFFVFAAISSLAIVFVYMLVPETKGKSLEQIELMFKNEHERQGGEMELADVEVEQLVQNKTILTK; encoded by the exons ATGGGGTTCCAACAACATGGGAATAGGGAAGTGGGGTTGTCTGGAATTGCTTTGGGATCAAAGAACGAGTACAAGAGGATGCACTCCGAGCTTCCAGAGGGAGACGATGATGTTTTGCAACAGGAAGCAAGGAGGAAAAGTACCAGGAAATATGTTATAGCTTGTGCCACCTTTGCTTCTCTCAACAATGTCCTTCTCGGCTATG ATGTGGGTGTGATGAGTGGAGCagttatatttataaaagaagATCTGAAGATATCTGAGGTGAAGGAGGAATTTTTAGTTGGTATATTGAGCATTGTTTCTCTGCTTGGAAGTTTAGGTGGTGGAAGAACTTCAGATATTATTGGTAGGAAATGGACAATGGCCATAGCTGCAGTGATTTTTCAAATGGGTTCACTAATAATGACTCTTGCTCCTTCATTTTCAATACTAATGATTGGAAGACTTTTTGCTGGCGTTGGAATAGGATTTGGAGGCTTGATTGCCCCTATATATATTGCAGAGATATCACCAAACACCAGCAGAGGCTTTCTCACTACCTTCCCAGAGATTTTCATCAATCTAGGAATTTTGCTTGGTTATGTATCAAATTATGCTTTTTCAGGCTTTTCAGCACACATAAACTGGAGGATAATGCTTGCTGTGGGGATTTTGCCCTCAGTTTTCATTGGGTTTGCTCTTTTCATCATTCCCGAGTCACCAAGGTGGTTGGTAATGCAGAACCGGATTGAAGAAGCAAGATCAGTGCTTCTGAAAACAAATGACAGTGATAGTGAAGTGGAGGAGAGGCTGGCAGAAATACAGCAGGCTGCTGGTTTGGCCAATTGTGAGGAGTATGAACAGAAACCTGTGTGGTATGAACTGTTGTTTCCTTCTCCTTCTCTTCGCCGAATGATGATCACAGGAATTGGGATTCAATGTTTTCAACAGATTTCTGGAATTGATGCAACTGTGTATTACAGTCCTGAGATTTTCAAAGCAGCTGGGATTGAGGATAATGCAAAACTCCTAGCTGCTACTGTTGCTGTAGGTGTGACAAAGACACTTTTTATATTGGTAGCAATCTTTCTCGTTGACAAAAAAGGTAGGAGGCCACTACTCTTCGTAAGCACAATTGGAATGACAATTTGTTTGTTTAGCATAGGGGCTAGTCTTTCTTTGTTTCCACAAGGATCATTTGTAATTGCATTGGCAATTCTACTTGTTTGTGGGAATGTGGCTTTCTTTTCTGTTGGATTAGGCCCTGTGTGTTGGGTTTTGACATCTGAAATTTTCCCTTTAAGGCTACGTGCTCAAGCATCTTCACTTGGGGCTGTGGGCAATAGGGTGTGTAGTGGCCTTGTGGCCATGTCTTTCCTTTCTGTTTCGCGTGCAATTACAGTGGCTGGAGCATTCTTTGTGTTTGCTGCTATTTCTTCTCTTGCCATTGTCTTTGTGTACATGCTAGTTCCTGAGACCAAAGGGAAGTCATTGGAGCAGATAGAGCTCATGTTTAAGAATGAACATGAGAGGCAAGGAGGTGAAATGGAGTTAGCAGATGTTGAAGTTGAACAGCTTGTGCAGAACAAAACAATTTtgacaaaataa